Genomic DNA from Candidatus Koribacter versatilis Ellin345:
GGTGAAAATTTGAGTGCGGGTTTCGCCTGCATGGGCGTATGGAGGTCGGCGTCAGTTTCAATGACGGACACCTGCTGCGCGTGCACGGCAGAGAGAGACACAAGTAGGGCGAGTATGAAAGTGAGGCGTGTCATGTCGGGAAAAATTTCGCACAGACCCGTGAAAGAAACCACGGGTCTGTGCGGTGCTAGTGGAGGTTAGAAGCTAAAGCGGGCGCCGAGTTGGACTACACGGAAGCCGCTGGGGCCAGTGCCATATGTGCTCTGGGGTGTTCCCCAATCAGAACCCTGGGTTATGGACAACGCGTCGTTGGGTGAATACTCCCACGGACCATTGGTGTTGATCGTCCAGTGCGCGGCGCTGAAGTTCGTGTGGTTGAACACGTTGAAGGCTTCGAGACGAAGTTGAATGTTGTAGCGCTCATGGAACGGGATGTTCTTGAAGAGCGACATATCCCAGTTCTGCAAGCCGCCGTAGCGGATCTGGTCGCGTGAGCCACGCGGTGGCGGACCGATGCCGGGCAGCACCGGATTCCCGGAGCTGTCGAGGGTGTAGTAGTACTGGGTTGCACCCCACATGTTGCCGCCAGTCAGAGCACCGTGCTCCCAAGACCAGTTGTTTCCCATATCAACAGGGGTACCGGTCTGGAAGTTGGTAACTCCGCTCAACTGGTAGTTGTCGGTGATATAGCCGACCCATTTGGGTGCGTTGAAATGCTTGGCAAGGCCCGGGATGTCGTACACATAGTTCGCGGCGAACACATGGGTACGGTCCCAGCTCAAAGCACGGTAATCGACCAAGGCATTAAAGGCGTCTTGCGTATCCTGGTCGGAGTTAGCAGTGCCAAGGCTCTTTGAGTAGGTATAGACGGCGCCGAAGGTGAGTCCTTTGCCGTAGCGTTTCTGGAATGAGACTTGGAGCGAGTTGTAGTTAGACGTTCCACCCCAATCGAGGTAGGCGATCTGGCCATAGCCTCGGTAGGGAACCAGGAACGCGTCGGTATAGCCGGGATGACCATAGGCGCAGAGACCGCTAAAACTCAGACCGGCTGCGGTATAAATCGGATTGAGGTTGGGTTCCACATTCGGCACGGTACCGCCAAAGTTCGGCCCGCCTTCATAACTCAGATCGCAGTTGGGGTCCTGGTTCTGGCGTTCGAACGCTGCGCCGTAGGGCACTGCATTGATGTCGTGCGAGGTAACGAGGTGACGAGACAGAGAACCGACATAGGCGACGTCAATGGTGGAGCCCCACCCAATCTCGCGCTGGACGCCGAGGCTAAAGCTGTAGACGGTGGGTACCTTGCCGGAGAGATCGGCGCCGATCACGCCACCGAGAACTCCATTGCCAAAGCCGGGCGCTCCGCCGAACTGCTCAATGCTTCCGGAACCCAAGGATGCGGTTCTGACAGTGACCGGATTATTAAAGACTGGGTTGAAGATGAGGTTGCCTTGAACGCGGTCGTGCATCATGCCGAAGCCGCCGCGAAGGACCGTCTTGTGGTTAGAGAACGGATCCCACGCGAAACCGATGCGCGGTTCAGGCATGAAGCCGCGCGATCCCCAACCGCCAGCCGGGAGGTCGCCCATTTTGGTGAACCGCATGCCGTTGTACACATCGCCCGTACCGGGCATGATGTTGCCGCCGCCGTCCAACTCGACAGCGTTGGCGGGATTGTAGGCGTTGGGATCAAACAGGGCGATCTGCATATTGGCGTCGTACTGCGGCGGGATGTAAGCGAAACGCATGCCGTAGTCGAGGGTGAAGGTTGGTGTGAGTTTCCAGGTGTCCTGAACGTAAAGTTCCCATTGGTCGTAGCGGAACTTGCCGACGGGACGGGCGGTGGATTGGCTAAAGCTCTGGAATTGACCGAGCAATGCGCTGGCGATCGGGTCGCCGCATTGAAGTGAATTACTGTCGCAACCCGAAGGTGCGGTCTGGCCGGAATCGAAGCCGAATTGTCCGTTGATGTTTCCCCAGGCAATCTGGTCTTTGCGGTTCCGCTGGTAGAAGACGCCGGTCTTAAACGTATGGTTCTTGTAGGACCAAGTCAGGTTGTCGTTGACGTTGATCGTCGTATTCGCCTGTTTCCACGGGGTGGCGCCGAGATAAGGATTGGAGAACGCCACGTTGTTCATACCGTTGAAGGCGACGTCAGGAATGGTGTCGGTGAGTCCCGGATAGAGAACCGGAAGGTTGACGCCAAGCGCCGAGGAAGAAATACCGCCGTTGGATTCCGCCAGCGAGAGAGTGTGGCTGGGACCGATGGAGAACTCGTTCAACACGGTCGGGGTGATGGTGCTAACGAGGTTGACGGAGAAGTTCCAGCCGGGGTGCTTCTGGGTGCATCCGCCGTTAAACTCTGGAGCCGAGCAGGCGAAGATACCGAACGGGCCGGGGAACGGCGTATAAGGCGCGGTCATGGTGTCGGCATTGTGTGCCCAGCGACCATAAATGCGGTTCGCATTGTTGATCTGCCAATCGATACGAAGGATGTCTTCGCGGCGCGGATCGGGCGCGGAGGGCAGGGTCGAATAGTTGTACTGCTGCCCATTTACGGCAAAGCCAGGGACGTTGGGCATCGGGTACAGGTTCAGGATCTTCTGCATGTTGTCGAAGGTGGACTGCTGGGCGGGCGTAAGGGCATCGCGATTGATCTTGTTGCCGACGATGCCGGGCCCCGAGATCTCCACGGGAACGGAGATGGCGTTGCCGCTGGCATCCGTTCCGGGTCGAACCGATTGTGAGAAGTCGCCCTGCCGTTCGAGGGCAGTTGGGACGTAAGCCTGGATGGTGTTGCCAAGGGGAACGTACTGGCGGTAGTACTCCTGGTTCCAGAAGAAGAACAGTTTGTTCTTGAGGACCGGGCCGCCGATGGAGTAGCCCACGTAGTTGTAGCGATACTTGGCTGGTTCGTTATCGCTTCCTGCGGCGAGTTCGGCTTGCTTGTTGAAATATTCGTTGGCGTTCAGGCCTTCGTGACGATGGTAGAAGCGGCCATTGCCATGCCAATCGTTGGTCCCGGACTTGGTGGTAAGGGCAATTTGTCCGCCGGCGGCTTTGCCGTATTCGGCCTGGTAGTTCGAGGTAAGGACTTTCACTTCCTCGATGGCGTCGGGATTGATAGTGATGTGGGTGCCACCGTTGTTGCCGGTATCCACGTTAGAAGCGCCGTCAATCGTGTACTCGTGCTGATTGGCGCGGGTGCCGTTGATGTTGAAGGCGTCGTTACCGCCGGTGCCGGAGGCGTGACCGTCATACATGCCGGAAACGCCGGGGACGAGCTTCATGTAGTCGAGGACGTTGCGCCCGTTGAGTGCGACTTCATTGAGCTGCTTGCTGGTGATGATATCGGAGCGCTCGCCGGAGTTGCTCTGCAGCTGGAGCTGTGCGGCGTCGGCGGTAACAGTAACTTGACTATCGGTGGTGCCGACAGGAAGGGCGAACTGGCCGGCGTTTAACTTGTCAGCCGCATTGAGGATGACGCCTTCCTTCTTAAGGGCCTTGAAACCCTTGGACTCCACAGTGACGGTGTATGTGGCAGGCGGAAGGTTCGGAATGACGAACTCGCCGGTGCCGGAAGCCGTAACCGTACGGGTGACGCCGATCGAGTCGGCGTGCGCGGTCACCTTTGCGCCGGGAATCACCGCGCCGCTGGGGTCTGTGACATCTCCGAACATGGTGCCGGAAGTGACTTGGGCGAAGGAGAGGGTGGAAAGGAAAGTTAGAACGGTGATGAGAAGAATTAGGCTAGATGCCTTGGCCCAGGGGCCACGGCGTCGGCCAAGAGGCGACCTCGACGCTCTTAGACGCAACATGCAGTTATCTCCCGAAGTAGTTGGAGCTTATACGCGAAGGGCTTTATTGCCGATCGCGGGTGACGTGGTTCGCAAGTGGACACTGAAGCTCGGTTTACAGTCGTTTACGTTAATGTGCGCACTTGCGGGGCGACCGATTACAAACATCGGCCTGATCCCGAAGAACCATTAGGTTTGGCCTGCGGGCGGATTCCCGGGCGAAAACACTCGCGAAGAACCGATGGCAGGAGAAAACCTGAATCGGAGCGTAGGGTTAATAGGTAGTGAACGTCTTCTTGAACTCCCAATATTTTGCTGAGGAAGTTCTGAGGGTGGAGTTTCGGGACGTTACAACGGGCTGTAACATGGGGCGCAAACCCGCGAAAAATCTAGGTATAATCGGCTTTGAGGAACTCTGTGAGGCGGCGTAGGTGAAGGGCTCGTTCCATATCGCAGATTGGGAGGTCGAGCCTCAGATCAACCAAGTAAGGCGTCAGAACCACTCCTTCCATCTTGAACCGAAGGTGATGCAAGTCCTGGTGGAGTTGGCCGCACACTCGGATGAAGTTCTCTCCAAGGAACATCTGATCCACGCAGTTTGGTCGGACACGTTCGTCAGCGACGACGTGTTGACGCGTTGCATCTCGGAGATCCGGCGAGTGCTGGACGACGATGCGCGCGCGCCGAAGATCATCCAGACGATCCCGAAATCGGGCTACCGGCTGATTGCGCCGGTGGTGTTCGACAAGGCCGCGCCTCCAAAGAATGGGTCGTCGAATGGGTCGACGGCAACGGTTGAGGCGGCGACGGTGGAGACGCCTCCTCTGAAGACCGCTGAGACGCCGCGGAAGAACCTGGCGCCGTGGATTGTTGCGGTCGGCGTATTGGCGATTGCCGTGGTTTACTTCGCGATACGAGCTACTCGTCCGCCGGTAGCCCAACCGGGGCCGGAGGAGAGCTACAGGACGATTCCCTTCACGTCGTATCCGGGATCGCAGACGCAACCGGCGTTTTCGCCGGATGGGAACCAAGTGGCGTTCGTGTGGAATGGCGAGGGCGGAGAGAACCGGAACATCTACGTAAAGATCATCGGGTCGGAGACACCGCTGCAGCTTACGCACGACGCCGGGCAGGATTACAGCCCGACGTGGTCGCCGGATGGACGGTCCATTGCGTTCCTAAGATATACGGACACGGACCGCGGCATCTTTATGGTGCCGGCGCTGGGTGGGGCGGAGCACAAGGTTTTTACGCCGACGGGGATCGTGGAGTGGGAGCGCAATGCGCTCTCGTGGTCGCCGGATGGAAAACGGCTGATCTTCTCCGATGGGAAGAGTGCGAACTCGCCAAGCTCGATTTTCGAACTGGATCTGGAAACGGGGACGGCAAAGGCGATTACGTCACCACCGAAGTTGTGGGACGGCGACAGCGGGCCGGCGTTCTCACCAGATGGAAAGAAGATTGCGTTCGTCCGCGGGTCTGAGGGATGGGTACAGGACCTGTACGTGATGGATGCGGCGGGCGGCGAACCAACGCGACTGACGAACGATGGCCGCATGATGGCGAGCATCAGTTGGGCGGCGGATGGGAAGTCGATTGTGTACTCGTCGAACCGTGCGGGAAAGTTTTCGCTATGGCGGATTCCGGCGACAGGCGGCACGGCCGAGCGCATTGGCGTGGGCACAGAAGATGCATTCGGGCCTAGCGTTTCACGGAATGGCGATCACTTGGCTTACACGCAGGGGAGTTCGATTTACGGGATCCACCGCCTGGATTTGAAAGCACCAAAGAGCGCGGCGACGACGATCTTGAGTTCGACGCAGCAGGATTCTGCGCCGAAGCTTTCGCCGGATGGAAGTCGCGTGGCGTTCCAGTCGTGGCGATCGGGGACGCAGGAAGTTTGGGTTGCGGGCAGCGATGGGAAAAATCCGGAGCGGGTGACTTCGTTTGAGAAGTCGCTGACGGGGAGCCCTTCGTGGTCGCCGGATGGAAAGCAGTTGGCCTTCGACGCGCGGCCGGAGGGACGTTCGCACATCTATGCGCTGCGATTGGATGGCGGGCAGCCGAAAGCCGTGACGGACGGGGATTTCAACGACATTCTGCCGAATTGGTCGAGCGATGGAAAGTGGGTTTATTTTGCGTCGAACCGCGGCGGGGCTTGGCAAATTTGGAAGGCGCCGAGCGAAGGCGGAACTCCGCAACAGGTTACGAAGCATGGCGGATTCGTTGGGCAGGAATCCTTCGACGGCAAGTGGCTGTACTTCGCGAAGCCGGACGCGGTGGGACTGTTCCGGATGCCGGTAAGCGGTGGCGACGAACAGAAGATCATGAATCAGCCGCCGGAAGCGTACTGGGGATATTGGTCGCTGACCCCGAATGGAATTTATTACCTGAACGAGACCGGCGGGAAGATGTCGATTGAGTTCGCCGAATTGGATGGGACGCATCCGACTCGCGTGCATGTACTTGAACGAGGGCTGCCGCCGTTTTCGGGGCTATCGGTTACGCCGGATGGGAAGACGCTCTTGTACAACGATCGGGTTGAGGCGGGGAGCCATATTACGCTGGTGGATGGGTTCCGATAGCAGGGGCTGAAGCCCATTCCTTTGAGGGCTCTTTTCGGCATCGCTGAAGCGATGCCCTGATACACAGCAGGAAGCGTGTTTAGAAACAGCAACGTGGATAGAACGCACGGCATGTGGGAAAGAGTCGTGAGGCGACAGGGGCGAAAGCCCATTTCCTTTGAGGGCTTTTTTCGGCATCGCTGAAGCGATGCCCTGATACACAGCAGAATGCGTGCTTAGAAACAGCAACGTGGGTAGAACACACGTCATGTGGGAAAGAGTCGTGGGGCGATAGGGGTCGTTCGACTGCGCGCACTGCGTGCGCTCCGCTCAGGATGACAGAAATCCAAAAACAAAATCAAAAGCAAAGACCCCGCCCTATCGCTTCGCGATAAGAACGGGGCACCCTTGTGAGAGCTAGTGAGCGATGGTGACCAGGCGGACTATGTCACTGGGGCGGTAGCCTTTGGGCATATTGGTTAGCTTGGGGAGCTTGCCGCGGTACATGGCGATTTCATCGCAGGCCTGGTTTCTTGGGCAGCGCATGCAGTCTTTGTAGACCTTGTCGGGAAGGCGGTCGCGATCGGCTTCCTTGAAACCGAGGCTTCCGAAAAATTCGGGCACGCGGGTGAAGAGGCAGACGCAGGTGACGTCGTGGTGCTTGGCTTCTTCGAGGAGCGCGTTGACGATTTCGACGCCCAGTTTGCGACCACGATACTCATTGAGGATGTTGATTGAGCGGATCTCGGCGAGGTGCATGCCGTAGAGGTGTAGCGCGCCGCAGCCGACAATTTTGCCATCGATCTCGGCGACGACGAAGTCACGGATGTCGGCGCAGATCTCGGTCATCGTGCGCGGCAGCAGGGTGCCATCGGACGTGTGAGCGCGAATGAGTTCGTCGATGCGGGCGGCATCGCGAAGAACGGCGTTACGCACTGACATGTTGCACCTCCCCAATAGCAATGAGCTTTTTCTTTGCAGCCTTGAGGGCCGTCGATACCTGATTGGGAGCGGTGCCGCCAGCGACATTCTTCTGGGCGAGCACGGCGGGTAGTTGCAGAGCGGCGTAGAAGCTGTCGTCCGCGGCGATGCCGAGGTTGCGTAGATCGTCGGCGCTGAGGTCGTGGAGTTCGCAGTGTTTTTCGACGGCGAGCTTCACCGCGGCGCCAATGAGTTCGTGGGCGCGGCGGAATGGAATTCCCTGCTGCACGAGGTATCCCGCGGCAGCCATGGCGTTCATGTAGCCGGTACTGGCAGCGGTGTGCATGACAGCCGTGTTGAACTTTACGGCGCGGAGGAAGCCGGCGGTGATGCGCAACATGGCAATGCACTCTTCGGCGCTGGCGAAGACGGGCTGCTGAGTCTCCTGCATGTCCTTGTTATAGGCAAGCGGAAGAGCTTTGAGCGTGACCGCCAACTGCATGGCGTGCGCTAAGAGTGCTGCAGACTTGCCGCGGACGAGTTCGAGAGAATCCGGGTTCTTCTTCTGCGGCATGGCGCTGCTGCCGGTGGCGAACTGTTCCGGCAACTGGAGGAAACCGAATTCGGTGGTGGCGAAGAGGATCATCTCTTCGGCCATGCGGCTGAGGTGCAGGCCGATGACGCTGAGCGATTGCACGAATTCGATGGCGAAGTCGCGATCGCTGGTGGCGTCTATGGAGTTGGCGGTGGGAGCGTCGAAACCGAGGAGCGTGGCGATGTAACCACGATCGAGGGCGACGAAGGTTCCAGCGACAGCAGCGGAGCCGAGCGGGCAGAGGTTGGCGCGCTTGCGGCAATCGGCGAGACGGGTGATGTCGCGGAAGAACATTTCCGCGTAAGCGAGCAGCCAGTGCGCGATCAGCACGGGCTCGGCGCGCTGGAGATGCGTGTACGACGGCATGGCGGCTTCACCAACAGATTCAGCGCGCTCGATGAGAGCGGCGATGACGTCGGCGATAAGAAGAGTGGTTTCATCGATCTGTTCGCGCACGTAGAGGCGCAGGTCAGTGGCGATCTGCTCGTTGCGGCTGCGTCCGGTGTGGAGCTTGCGGCCGACTTCGCCGGCGATCTCAATGAGACGCGATTCGACAAAGTGATGCACATCTTCAATGCTGGGATCGTCGGCATCGGGCGCGCCGTCGCGGGCGATCTGCGCGAGGCCGGACTTGATGAGCGCGAGTTCTTCGCTGCTCAACACGCCGGCCTTGGCCAAGGCTGTGGCATGGGCGCCACTGGCGGCGACCTCATGCCTCAGCAGTTTTTTGTCGAAGGGCAGCGATCTCTGCCAGCTCTCGAACTCGGGGTCGAGAGACTGAGAGAAGCGCCCGGACCACATCTTCATTTCGACACCTTTTCTTTGCCGGCGTTCTCGATGAGCGCACGCGAACGCGCGGGCAGTCCGAGAATGCGGATGAAGCCTTCGGCGTCCTTCTGGTCGTAGCCCGCACCCATGGTGAAGCTGGCGATGTCGGGACGATAGAGCGATTTGGGCGAGGTGCGCCCGGCTACGGCGATGTTGCCCTTGTAGAGGGCGAGCTTCACGGCGCCGGCAATGTTCTTCTGCGTGCTCGCGACGAAAGCGTCGAGCGATTCGCGCAGCGGCGTGAACCAGAGGCCGAAGTACACGAGTTCCGCCCACTTGAGCGCGACTTCCTGCTTGTAGTGCAGGGTGTCGCGATCGAGACAGAGGGCCTCGAGTTCGCGATGCGCGGCGAGC
This window encodes:
- the argH gene encoding argininosuccinate lyase — its product is MKMWSGRFSQSLDPEFESWQRSLPFDKKLLRHEVAASGAHATALAKAGVLSSEELALIKSGLAQIARDGAPDADDPSIEDVHHFVESRLIEIAGEVGRKLHTGRSRNEQIATDLRLYVREQIDETTLLIADVIAALIERAESVGEAAMPSYTHLQRAEPVLIAHWLLAYAEMFFRDITRLADCRKRANLCPLGSAAVAGTFVALDRGYIATLLGFDAPTANSIDATSDRDFAIEFVQSLSVIGLHLSRMAEEMILFATTEFGFLQLPEQFATGSSAMPQKKNPDSLELVRGKSAALLAHAMQLAVTLKALPLAYNKDMQETQQPVFASAEECIAMLRITAGFLRAVKFNTAVMHTAASTGYMNAMAAAGYLVQQGIPFRRAHELIGAAVKLAVEKHCELHDLSADDLRNLGIAADDSFYAALQLPAVLAQKNVAGGTAPNQVSTALKAAKKKLIAIGEVQHVSA
- a CDS encoding winged helix-turn-helix domain-containing protein, with amino-acid sequence MKGSFHIADWEVEPQINQVRRQNHSFHLEPKVMQVLVELAAHSDEVLSKEHLIHAVWSDTFVSDDVLTRCISEIRRVLDDDARAPKIIQTIPKSGYRLIAPVVFDKAAPPKNGSSNGSTATVEAATVETPPLKTAETPRKNLAPWIVAVGVLAIAVVYFAIRATRPPVAQPGPEESYRTIPFTSYPGSQTQPAFSPDGNQVAFVWNGEGGENRNIYVKIIGSETPLQLTHDAGQDYSPTWSPDGRSIAFLRYTDTDRGIFMVPALGGAEHKVFTPTGIVEWERNALSWSPDGKRLIFSDGKSANSPSSIFELDLETGTAKAITSPPKLWDGDSGPAFSPDGKKIAFVRGSEGWVQDLYVMDAAGGEPTRLTNDGRMMASISWAADGKSIVYSSNRAGKFSLWRIPATGGTAERIGVGTEDAFGPSVSRNGDHLAYTQGSSIYGIHRLDLKAPKSAATTILSSTQQDSAPKLSPDGSRVAFQSWRSGTQEVWVAGSDGKNPERVTSFEKSLTGSPSWSPDGKQLAFDARPEGRSHIYALRLDGGQPKAVTDGDFNDILPNWSSDGKWVYFASNRGGAWQIWKAPSEGGTPQQVTKHGGFVGQESFDGKWLYFAKPDAVGLFRMPVSGGDEQKIMNQPPEAYWGYWSLTPNGIYYLNETGGKMSIEFAELDGTHPTRVHVLERGLPPFSGLSVTPDGKTLLYNDRVEAGSHITLVDGFR
- a CDS encoding TonB-dependent receptor, giving the protein MLRLRASRSPLGRRRGPWAKASSLILLITVLTFLSTLSFAQVTSGTMFGDVTDPSGAVIPGAKVTAHADSIGVTRTVTASGTGEFVIPNLPPATYTVTVESKGFKALKKEGVILNAADKLNAGQFALPVGTTDSQVTVTADAAQLQLQSNSGERSDIITSKQLNEVALNGRNVLDYMKLVPGVSGMYDGHASGTGGNDAFNINGTRANQHEYTIDGASNVDTGNNGGTHITINPDAIEEVKVLTSNYQAEYGKAAGGQIALTTKSGTNDWHGNGRFYHRHEGLNANEYFNKQAELAAGSDNEPAKYRYNYVGYSIGGPVLKNKLFFFWNQEYYRQYVPLGNTIQAYVPTALERQGDFSQSVRPGTDASGNAISVPVEISGPGIVGNKINRDALTPAQQSTFDNMQKILNLYPMPNVPGFAVNGQQYNYSTLPSAPDPRREDILRIDWQINNANRIYGRWAHNADTMTAPYTPFPGPFGIFACSAPEFNGGCTQKHPGWNFSVNLVSTITPTVLNEFSIGPSHTLSLAESNGGISSSALGVNLPVLYPGLTDTIPDVAFNGMNNVAFSNPYLGATPWKQANTTINVNDNLTWSYKNHTFKTGVFYQRNRKDQIAWGNINGQFGFDSGQTAPSGCDSNSLQCGDPIASALLGQFQSFSQSTARPVGKFRYDQWELYVQDTWKLTPTFTLDYGMRFAYIPPQYDANMQIALFDPNAYNPANAVELDGGGNIMPGTGDVYNGMRFTKMGDLPAGGWGSRGFMPEPRIGFAWDPFSNHKTVLRGGFGMMHDRVQGNLIFNPVFNNPVTVRTASLGSGSIEQFGGAPGFGNGVLGGVIGADLSGKVPTVYSFSLGVQREIGWGSTIDVAYVGSLSRHLVTSHDINAVPYGAAFERQNQDPNCDLSYEGGPNFGGTVPNVEPNLNPIYTAAGLSFSGLCAYGHPGYTDAFLVPYRGYGQIAYLDWGGTSNYNSLQVSFQKRYGKGLTFGAVYTYSKSLGTANSDQDTQDAFNALVDYRALSWDRTHVFAANYVYDIPGLAKHFNAPKWVGYITDNYQLSGVTNFQTGTPVDMGNNWSWEHGALTGGNMWGATQYYYTLDSSGNPVLPGIGPPPRGSRDQIRYGGLQNWDMSLFKNIPFHERYNIQLRLEAFNVFNHTNFSAAHWTINTNGPWEYSPNDALSITQGSDWGTPQSTYGTGPSGFRVVQLGARFSF
- a CDS encoding N-acetyltransferase — encoded protein: MSVRNAVLRDAARIDELIRAHTSDGTLLPRTMTEICADIRDFVVAEIDGKIVGCGALHLYGMHLAEIRSINILNEYRGRKLGVEIVNALLEEAKHHDVTCVCLFTRVPEFFGSLGFKEADRDRLPDKVYKDCMRCPRNQACDEIAMYRGKLPKLTNMPKGYRPSDIVRLVTIAH